A window from Amblyomma americanum isolate KBUSLIRL-KWMA chromosome 7, ASM5285725v1, whole genome shotgun sequence encodes these proteins:
- the LOC144097969 gene encoding uncharacterized protein LOC144097969 — MDGDVTKKRRKRYFYKDEPFVVPKTTLYRRQQEVRLRAQHCASSTSAANDGDVNGGGVVGDLLNLPSGEQPAAEQAAQPASPTLSAHDEQAGGTSHDDDEDLFQTDDFDRLGETPEDSSSTSGETENDDGEREFLASDFVELEAAVIPGSTTTKAAAIIMIMAFVVTHGLTWEALNDLLRLIDDLKEQMKSLLAKSKAALFERLVNLKAVIQQGGAALLQDITSGSMAEELRKSGKIGWMDLTITINTDGSPVFKSSSSSVWPIQFLINELPPCDRLKNCLIGGLWFGQHPYMRTFLTKFVEEINQFGKITWKAGHTLLSSGLHVLCCCVDAPARASVINMVQFNGLFGCPWCYNCAEFHEGAQRYMSVTVGEERTPGEMSKDMEFAEKIKDAVNGLKGQSPLNHLKHFNIVFGHTVEYMHCVLIGVTKCLTDQWFDSANSQQPFYIGRPVTMAKVDRRLLAIKPPHSFTRLPRSLKDKCHWKASEWRHWLLFYALPCCLGILPQRYLNHFALLVEAIFTLLLEELTLQQINHAGRLLEDFVSRMPALYGARLMTFNVHQLLHLAKAAKNFGPLWAHSAFVFETGNGRVLRAITSANGAPDQVIERMIMLQQVDLAMALCTVQEQARNFICTMLGHPLTLNATRVGGFQQQLK; from the exons ATGGATGGGGACGTGACCAAGAAACGACGGAAGCGTTATTTCTACAAAGACGAACCGTTTGTTGTCCCGAAGACCACACTTTACAGGAGGCAGCAAGAAGTGCGGCTTCGCGCTCAGCATTGTGCCTCATCGACGTCAGCTGCCAACGACGGAGATGTCAACGGCGGAGGCGTTGTGGGCGATTTGCTGAACCTTCCAAGTGGCGAGCAACCAGCAGCAGAACAAGCGGCGCAGCCAGCCTCGCCTACTTTGAGTGCCCACGATGAGCAGGCAGGCGGCACCTCGCATGACGATGACGAAGATTTGTTCCAAACAGACGACTTTGACCGGCTTGGCGAAACACCCGAAGACAGCAGTTCTACGTCGGGAGAAACCGAAAACGACGACGGCGAACGCGAGTTTCTGGCATCGGACTTTGTCGAGCTTGAGGCAGCAGTAATTCCGGGCTCCACAACGACAAAGGCAGCCGCGATAATAATGATAATGGCGTTTGTCGTCACTCATGGACTCACTTGGGAGGCCCTGAATGATCTGCTGCGCCTCATAGATG atTTGAAAGAACAGATGAAATCTTTGCTTGCAAAATCAAAGGCTGCATTGTTTGAAAGACTTGTGAACTTAAAGGCAGTCATTCAGCAAGGAGGAGCCGCACTGTTGCAGGACATCACAAGTGGATCTATGGCCGAGGAGTTGAGGAAGAGCGGCAAAATTGGCTGGATGGATCTTACCATCACTATCAACACAGATGGAAGCCCCGTATtcaagtcatcgtcatcatctgtgTGGCCAATCCAGTTTTTGATTAACGAGCTGCCACCTTGCGACAGGCTAAAGAACTGCTTGATAGGTGGGCTGTGGTTCGGCCAGCACCCGTACATGAGAACCTTCTTAACCAAATTTGTTGAAGAGATCAATCAGTTTGGCAAGATCACTTGGAAGGCAGGTCATACATTGCTGTCATCAGGACTTCATGTACTGTGCTGCTGCGTGGATGCGCCAGCCCGAGCATCTGTGATCAACATGGTCCAGTTCAATGGTCTCTTCGGCTGCCCTTGGTGCTACAATTGTGCCGAGTTTCACGAAG GGGCCCAAAGGTACATGAGTGTTACAGTCGGTGAGGAGCGGACCCCAGGGGAGATGTCGAAAGACATGGAGTTTGCGGAGAAGATCAAAGATGCTGTGAATGGGCTTAAAGGGCAGTCACCACTGAATCACCTGAAACACTTTAACATTGTGTTTGGCCACACAGTGGAGTATATGCATTGTGTGCTCATTGGGGTCACGAAATGCCTTACTGACCAGTGGTTTGATTCAGCAAACTCTCAGCAACCGTTCTACATTG GGCGCCCCGTAACAATGGCCAAAGTGGACAGAAGGCTGCTGGCAATAAAGCCACCTCATTCATTCACCCGTCTGCCACGTTCGCTCAAGGACAAGTGCCACTGGAAAGCCAGCGAATGGCGGCATTGGTTGCTTTTTTATGCCCTGCCCTGCTGCTTGGGCATACTACCTCAGCGCTACCTGAACCACTTTGCATTGCTGGTTGAAGCCATATTCACCCTACTGCTGGAAGAGCTGACATTGCAGCAAATAAATCATGCAG GCCGCCTACTAGAGGACTTCGTTTCACGGATGCCAGCACTGTATGGAGCGCGGctgatgacattcaacgtccaccAGCTTCTCCACCTGGCGAAGGCTGCTAAGAACTTCGGGCCACTGTGGGCACATTCGGCATTTGTTTTTGAAACTGGGAATGGTAGGGTGCTTAGAGCAATAACATCAGCAAATGGGGCACCTGACCAGGTCATTGAAAGAATGATTATGCTGCAGCAAGTGGATTTGGCTATGGCACTTTGCACTGTTCAGGAGCAAGCCAGAAATTTCATATGCACAATGCTGGGGCACCCACTCACTCTGAATGCCACACGTGTGG